A genome region from Eurosta solidaginis isolate ZX-2024a chromosome 2, ASM4086904v1, whole genome shotgun sequence includes the following:
- the LOC137240187 gene encoding uncharacterized protein has product MLAAPYHSAIRRSLHAFPTSPIKNLLAESGLPFLRDNMEDSTIKLYPRIILGSNITLQNALHSTSSRIRSPKIESAIYKCATFAKTNNLPLKPPKLRKLCHPPWLISKETFIDNLVRLPKNTTPNAIYIAEFRIVASALKHNSWRFIYTDGSKNTSTSFTVVSEKGKPISYGLLFPFCSIFIAEASAIFHAVLHASKNSGKYVICTDSLSCFQAIQNCNNLTNVINSIREYLILYQNKIKLMWVPSHTGITGNSYADELARDASNAPTITVSFFTKSDIYRLINERRHSKLAIDWISYNHHYAIVNSAKVKPVYPSTIPANILTPYIRLRIGHTIATHAHLLGSTTTNCCPFYNDTAT; this is encoded by the coding sequence ATGCTTGCTGCTCCGTATCACTCAGCTATAAGAAGATCACTTCATGCTTTTCCAACATCgcctataaaaaatttattagctgAATCTGGTCTTCCCTTTCTAAGGGATAACATGGAAGACAGCACTATCAAACTCTACCCTAGGATTATCCTTGGTTCCAACATCACGCTACAAAATGCTTTGCATTCAACATCATCACGGATCCGATCGCCTAAAATTGAATCAGCTATATACAAATGCGCGACTTTTGCCAAAACAAACAACTTGCCATTAAAACCACCTAAACTACGTAAACTTTGTCATCCTCCATGGCTGATTTCTAAAGAAACTTTTATAGACAATCTAGTTCGCCTACCTAAAAACACCACTCCGAATGCGATTTACATCGCTGAATTTCGAATAGTTGCGAGTGCATTAAAACATAATAGTTGGAGATTTATTTACACAGACGGATCTAAAAACACCAGTACGTCTTTTACTGTCGTTAGCGAGAAAGGTAAGCCGATATCCTATGGGCTGCTTTTCCCCTTCTGTTCTATATTTATTGCTGAGGCCTCCGCAATTTTCCACGCCGTTCTACATGCTTCTAAAAACTCTGgaaaatatgtaatatgtaccgACAGCTTATCATGTTTTCAAGCTATACAAAATTGCAATAACCTCACTAATGTCATCAACTCAATTAGAGAATATCTTATTCtgtatcaaaataaaattaagctaATGTGGGTTCCAAGCCACACTGGTATAACTGGAAATTCTTACGCTGATGAATTAGCAAGAGATGCATCTAATGCGCCCACAATAACAGTCAGCTTCTTTACAAAATCTGACATATATCGTCTCATCAACGAAAGGAGGCACTCTAAACTGGCCATTGATTGGATTTCTTATAATCACCATTATGCTATAGTCAACTCAGCAAAGGTCAAACCAGTGTATCCATCAACAATACCAGCTAACATTCTCACTCCATACATACGTCTCCGGATAGGACACACAATAGCTACGCATGCTCACCTCCTTGGTAGCACAACAACCAATTGCTGTCCATTTTACAATGACACAGCAACTTAG